TGGGGGCGTTCACGATCGAGTTCATCACGCCGGGGCTGTTCGAGGGAGGCATCCTCCTCCGCCATCCTGGCTGGCGGCACGTCCGCAGCGAGCGCGCCCTCATGAAATACGCGCTCGCGTGCCTCAAGGAAAAGCGCGGCGAGCAGGCGCGCCTCGACGAGGGCGGCAAGCGCGCGGCATGGGAGGTCGAGGGGCCGCGTCGCGGCGAGCGGTATGTCTTTGTGCTGTTCCACGAGCACGGAATCGCGGAGTGGGAGCGCCGCGTCCATGACAGCTCGCTCGTCGGCCGGGCGCGGCGGCTGGCCGGCAGCTTCGCGCGCTGAGGCGGAAAAGTGTGACAGTCACACTTCCAAAAGGGTGACTGTCCCACTTTTGGAAGTGTGACTGTCACACTTTTCTTGCCGGATTATCGGCGGCAGGCGACAAAATTCCCAGAGAATCGACGGGTGCGGTAATTGCTTCCGGGAGCCGCAATGTCCCCGTTGGAGCCAGACGCGCCGGTCCGCCAGGGATGTACGTGCCGCGCGTGCGGGCGCGGCCGCCCGCGCCTGGTCGGCATCACACCCGACGGCACCTGGTGCCAGTGCTCGTCGTGCCGCCGGATCTGGCGATGCGAGAACTGCCCGCAGTTCGCCCCGCGCCTCGGCGCGACTGGCCGGAGCCGGCCACAGAGCTAGTCCTCTCACCGCGCCTGCGTCCCCTGCGGTGAAAACCTCCGATGGTATGCTGCGGCCACATGAATCCCGTGGTCCTCATTACGGGCGCCTCCTCCGGCATCGGCGAGGCGCTCGCGCTCGAATACGCGCAGCGCGGCGCCGATCTGGTGCTGCTCGCGCGGCGCACCGACCGGCTTGCCGCGGTGGCGAAACACGCGGGCGCGCACGGCCATCGGACGCTCGCGCTCGAATGCGACGTCACCCGTGAGGACGCGCTCCGCTCGGCGGTCGACCGCGCCGAGCGCGAGTTCGGGCGGGTGGATGTCGTCATCGCGAACGCCGGCTTCGCAGCGACCGGCCGCATCGAACGGCTGTCGATGGACGATTTCCGCCGGCAGTTCGAGACGAACGTGTTCGGCGTCATCCGGACCGTCCACGCCTCGCTCGACGCGCTGGAGCGATCGAAAGGCCGGCTCGCCATCATGAGCAGCGTCGCCGGATACGTCGCCTCGCCCGGCATGGCGCCGTACGCGATGAGCAAATTCGCCGTGCGCGCGCTCGCCGACTGCATCCGGGAAGAGCTCAGGCCCCATGGCATCTCGGTGACCACGATCGCGCCTGGATTCGTGGACAGCGAGATTCGCCGGGTCGGCCGCGACGGCGTCTTCCGCCCGGAGAACCCCGAGCTGGTGCCCGCCTGGCTGCGGGTGCGCACCCACGTCGCGGCGCGCCAGATCGTCCGCGCGATCGATCGGCGGCGGCCCGAGGCCGTGATCACCGGCCATGGCAAGCTGATGGTCCTGCTCGCGCGCCACGCCCCGTGGGCCATGAGGACGCTCGCGCGGCTCCTCGCGCCGAGACTCAGAAAGGTCTGAGGAGCCGATCATCCCCGACGAGATCCACGACTTCCTGCTGTATCGCACCTGGGTGCGCGTCAACGCCGCCACGGCGGAGTTCCTGGAGCGGACGCTCAGGCCGAAGACGTAGCGGGGCGCGCCGGCCGCGCACACGTGTGCGGCATCGACACATCCGAGCGCGCACGCACGATGTCACACGGGGTTTTGTTGAATATTTCAAGGTCGCGGGCTGGCACGTTTCCCGCGAGAGGGCTTTCGAACATTCATGCGCGAAATTTTCGACTTCGTTCCCGCCGGCGCTTACCGCACCAGCCCGGAGGGCCGGGTGCTGGCCGCCAACGAACACCTGGCCAGGATTCTTGGGTTCCCGAGCGTATCCGTACTCATCGGGCGGGATGTCATGGATCTCTATGCCGATCCCGGCGACCGCGAGCGTCTGCTGCGGGCACTCGCACGAGAGGGCTCGACTCGGATGGAGG
This window of the Acidobacteriota bacterium genome carries:
- a CDS encoding SDR family NAD(P)-dependent oxidoreductase; amino-acid sequence: MNPVVLITGASSGIGEALALEYAQRGADLVLLARRTDRLAAVAKHAGAHGHRTLALECDVTREDALRSAVDRAEREFGRVDVVIANAGFAATGRIERLSMDDFRRQFETNVFGVIRTVHASLDALERSKGRLAIMSSVAGYVASPGMAPYAMSKFAVRALADCIREELRPHGISVTTIAPGFVDSEIRRVGRDGVFRPENPELVPAWLRVRTHVAARQIVRAIDRRRPEAVITGHGKLMVLLARHAPWAMRTLARLLAPRLRKV